The following are encoded together in the Malaya genurostris strain Urasoe2022 chromosome 3, Malgen_1.1, whole genome shotgun sequence genome:
- the LOC131437223 gene encoding leucine-rich repeats and immunoglobulin-like domains protein sma-10, with the protein MVALKIFALFLLSLAVLAKARNERYICQVIEDGWCTLQKIYITSRTDVRGLRFPDDQYEKIRIGQHYDFANTDSVVSVFSAGLFRRMSRVRYLKMNEVRMQGLDMPNTVLELDVANNWITRVYIDADRSYSLRKLNMKNNLVSSVASFKYLNQLEELDMSENLVHLLNFELFSFMPYIRTIDFAHNRLLEARPGSVLLTLYYLERLDMADNQIIEIELKHWTFPALRMLNLTGNPIRRLDYFEVRRAFPMLLRVTF; encoded by the exons ATGGTAGCACTGAAGAT TTTTGCGTTGTTCCTGCTGAGCCTGGCCGTGCTGGCTAAGGCCAGAAACGAACGTTACATTTGTCAGGTTATCGAGGATGGTTGGTGTACGCTACAGAAGATTTACATAACCTCACGAACGGATGTGCGAGGGCTGCGTTTCCCAGATGATCAGTACGAGAAAATCCGCATCGGTCAGCATTACGACTTTGCCAACACGGACAGTGTTGTTAGCGTATTTTCGGCTGGTTTGTTCCGCCGGATGAGTCGGGTACGGTACCTGAAAATGAACGAAGTTAGAATGCAGGGGCTAGATATGCCGAACACGGTGTTGGAATTGGACGTAGCTAACAATTGGATTACACGTGTCTATATCGATGCCGATAGAAGTTACAGTTTACGAAAGTTGAACATGAAAAACAACTTGGTGAGCAGTGTGGCCAGTTTTAAATATCTGAATCAACTGGAGGAGCTCGATATGAGTGAAAATCTGGTGCATCTGTTGAACTTTGAACTATTCTCGTTCATGCCATACATCCGAACAATCGATTTCGCGCACAACAGGCTACTCGAAGCTAGGCCAGGCAGTGTCCTGCTCACGTTATACTACTTGGAACGGCTGGATATGGCAGACAACCAAATAATCGAAATCGAATTAAAACACTGGACGTTCCCAGCGTTGCGAATGTTAAACCTAACAGGAAACCCGATCCGCCGGCTGGACTATTTCGAAGTTCGGCGGGCTTTCCCAATGCTGCTGAGAGTAACCTTCTAG